In the Chroococcidiopsis sp. SAG 2025 genome, one interval contains:
- a CDS encoding Hsp20/alpha crystallin family protein, which produces MALVRWEPFREFEMEPFREFGSLQREMNRLFDSLSPRTGGNGGMAFVPAAELQETPEAIHLKLEVPGMEAKDLDVQVTAEAVAISGERKSETKTEEKGVTRSEFRYGSFRRVIPLPSRIQHENVQANYQNGVLTLTLPKAEEEKNKVVKVNIG; this is translated from the coding sequence ATGGCACTAGTACGTTGGGAACCATTCCGCGAATTTGAAATGGAACCATTCCGCGAATTTGGCAGCTTACAAAGAGAAATGAACCGTTTGTTTGACAGCTTGTCACCTCGCACTGGTGGTAATGGTGGAATGGCGTTCGTACCCGCAGCAGAACTGCAAGAAACACCAGAAGCAATTCACCTGAAACTCGAAGTTCCTGGAATGGAAGCTAAAGATTTAGACGTACAAGTAACGGCTGAAGCTGTAGCCATTAGCGGCGAACGTAAATCTGAAACCAAGACAGAAGAAAAAGGCGTAACTCGGTCTGAATTTCGTTATGGTTCGTTCCGTCGCGTCATTCCACTCCCATCGAGAATTCAGCATGAAAACGTCCAAGCTAACTACCAAAATGGTGTTCTAACTCTCACATTGCCGAAAGCAGAAGAAGAAAAGAATAAAGTTGTGAAAGTTAATATTGGATAA